The Pan troglodytes isolate AG18354 chromosome 7, NHGRI_mPanTro3-v2.0_pri, whole genome shotgun sequence genome has a window encoding:
- the ZNF251 gene encoding zinc finger protein 251 isoform X2, protein MESCSSPRLECNGVISAHCNLRLPDSEVGTKKELSILNQKFSEEVKTPEFVSRRLLRDNAQAAEFREAWGREGKLKECVGNSAGQSLNKPNIHKRVLTEATVGRERSLGERTQECSAFDRNLNLDQNVVRLQRNKTGERVFKCDICSKTFKYNSDLSRHQRSHSGEKPYECGRCGRAFTHSSNLVLHHHIHTGNKPFKCDECGKTFGLNSHLRLHRRIHTGEKPFGCGECGKAFSRSSTLIQHRIIHTGEKPYKCNECGRGFSQSPQLTQHQRIHTGEKPHECSHCGKAFSRSSSLIQHERIHTGEKPHKCNQCGKAFSQSSSLFLHHRVHTGEKPYVCNECGRAFGFNSHLTEHVRIHTGEKPYVCNECGKAFRRSSTLVQHRRVHTGEKPYQCVECGKAFSQSSQLTLHQRVHTGEKPYDCGDCGKAFSRRSTLIQHQKVHSGETRKCRKRGPAFVHGSSLTADGQIPTGEKHSRAFNHGANLILRWTVHTGEKSFGCNEYGKAFSPTSRPTEDQIMHAGEKPYKCQECGNAFSGKSTLIQHQVTHTGRKPCHCSVCGKAFSQSSQLTPPQQTRVGEKPALNDGSKRYFIHIKKIFQERHF, encoded by the exons atggagtcttgctcgtcgcccaggctggagtgcaatggcgtgatctcagctcactgcaacctccgcctcccag atTCTGAGGTTGGGACCAAGAAGGAACTATCTATTTTAAACCAAAAATTTTCCGAAGAAGTAAAAACCCCAGAATTTGTATCAAGAAGACTCTTAAGGGATAATGCACAGGCCGCTGAGTTTCGGGAAGCATGGGGCCGTGAGGGCAAACTCAAAGAGTGCGTGGGAAATTCTGCCGGGCAGAGTTTGAACAAACCCAATATTCACAAGAGAGTTTTAACAGAAGCTACCGTGGGCAGGGAAAGATCTTTGGGAGAAAGAACCCAAGAGTGTAGTGCATTTGATAGAAACTTGAATCTGGACCAAAATGTTGTTAGacttcaaagaaataaaacaggagagAGGGTCTTTAAATGTGATATATGCAGCAAAACCTTCAAATATAATTCAGACCTAAGTAGACACCAGAGAAGTCACAGTGGGGAGAAGCCGTACGAATGTGGCCGGTGTGGGCGAGCCTTTACTCACAGCTCAAATCTTGTTCTGCACCATCACATTCACACTGGAAATAAACCATTTAAATGTGATGAATGTGGGAAAACTTTTGGACTCAATTCTCACCTCCGTCTTCATcggagaattcacactggagaaaaaccctTTGGCTGTGGTGAGTGTGGGAAGGCTTTCAGTCGAAGCTCAACTCTTATTCAACATCGGATCattcacacaggagagaaaccctacaagtgtAATGAATGTGGAAGAGGCTTTAGCCAGAGCCCCCAGTTAACTCagcatcagagaattcacactggagagaagccgCATGAATGCAGTCACTGTGGGAAGGCCTTCAGTCGAAGCTCCAGCCTTATTCAGCAtgagagaattcacactggagagaagccccATAAATGCAATCAGTGTGGGAAGGCCTTCAGTCAGAGCTCAAGCCTTTTCCTCCATCATCgggttcatactggagagaaaccctatgtaTGTAATGAATGCGGCAGAGCCTTTGGTTTTAACTCTCATCTTACTGAACACGTAAGGATTCACACAGGAGAAAAACCCTATGTTTGTAATGAGTGCGGCAAAGCCTTTCGtcggagttccactcttgttcaGCATCGAAGAGTTCACACTGGGGAGAAGCCCTACCAGTGCGTtgaatgtgggaaagctttcAGCCAGAGCTCCCAGCTCACCCTACATCAGCgagttcacactggagagaagccctatgACTGTGGTGACTGTGGGAAGGCCTTCAGCCGGAGGTCAACCCTCATTCAGCATCAGAAAGTTCACAGCGGAGAGACTCGTAAGTGCAGAAAACGTGGTCCAGCCTTTGTTCATGGCTCCAGCCTCACAGCAGATGGACAGATTCCCACTGGAGAGAAGCACAGCAGAGCCTTTAACCATGGTGCAAATCTCATCCTGCGCTGGACAGTTCACACTGGTGAGAAATCCTTTGGATGTAATGAAtatggaaaagctttcagtcCCACCTCACGACCCACTGAAGATCAGATAATGCATGCTGGGGAAAAGCCCTATAAATGTCAAGAATGTGGAAACGCCTTCAGTGGAAAGTCAACCCTTATTCAACATCAGGTAACTCACACTGGTAGGAAACCATGTCATTGCAGTgtgtgtgggaaagccttcagccaGAGTTCACAGCTCACACCACCTCAGCAGACTCGTGTTGGAGAGAAACCTGCTTTAAATGATGGTTCTAAAAGATACTTTATTCATATCAAGAAGATTTTCcaagaaagacatttttaa